From a region of the Zingiber officinale cultivar Zhangliang chromosome 10B, Zo_v1.1, whole genome shotgun sequence genome:
- the LOC122030303 gene encoding deSI-like protein At4g17486 isoform X1: protein MMKLTSRKDYWKSMVQLRSGRKSPIPFCVFPKLESTSTSSGSAPVYLNVYDLTPINGYMYWLGLGIYHTGVEVHGIEYAYGAHDYSTSGVFEVEPHQCPGFRFRKSIFMGTTQLNPRQIREFVELESQNYNGDAYHLIVKNCNHFCKDIIFKLTGNSIPKWVNRLANIGSCCNCILPESLKVTAIHQDPDSQTNDAERRLRTTFSCLSSISSRPQHWFTSSIFLPSSLAGSFSTWEFQWPTAKALKDHNNQACDRIDKKSVIPISESLSAESIHQDELSKKNG, encoded by the exons ATGATGAAGCTGACATCTAGAAAGGATTATTGGAAGTCCATGGTACAACTTCGGTCGGGCAGGAAATCCCCCATTCCTTTCTGTGTCTTCCCAAAACTTGAGTCGACAAGCACCTCATCAGGAAGTGCTCCGGTTTATCTGAATGTGTATGACTTGACACCGATCAATGGCTACATGTACTGGTTAGGTCTTGGGATATATCACACTGGAGTTGAAG TACATGGAATTGAATATGCATATGGAGCACATGATTATTCGACAAGTGGTGTTTTTGAAGTTGAGCCCCATCAGTGCCCAGGTTTTAGGTTTAGGAAATCCATATTCATGGGCACAACTCAGTTAAATCCACGACAAATTAGAGAGTTTGTGGAGCTAGAATCTCAAAATTATAATGGTGATGCTTACCATCTAATTGTGAAGAACTGCAACCACTTCTGCAAGGACATCATCTTTAAGTTGACTGGTAATTCAATTCCAAAGTGGGTAAACCGGCTTGCTAATATCG GTTCCTGCTGCAATTGCATCCTTCCAGAGTCTCTTAAGGTGACAGCCATTCATCAGGACCCTGATTCACAGACCAATGATGCCGAGAGGAGGCTTAGAACTACTTTCAGTTGCTTATCCTCAATATCCTCACGTCCACAGCATTGGTTTACATCTTCAATTTTTTTGCCTTCTTCACTAGCTGGGAGTTTCTCCACATGGGAGTTTCAATGGCCCACTGCCAAAGCTTTGAAGGATCACAACAATCAAGCTTGTGATCGTATAGATAAAAAATCAGTAATTCCTATTTCGGAATCTCTTTCTGCAGAAAGTATCCATCAAGATGAGCTTAGTAAGAAAAATGGCTAA
- the LOC122030303 gene encoding deSI-like protein At4g17486 isoform X2, with protein MSRMMKLTSRKDYWKSMVQLRSGRKSPIPFCVFPKLESTSTSSGSAPVYLNVYDLTPINGYMYWLGLGIYHTGVEVHGIEYAYGAHDYSTSGVFEVEPHQCPGFRFRKSIFMGTTQLNPRQIREFVELESQNYNGDAYHLIVKNCNHFCKDIIFKLTGNSIPKWVNRLANIGSCCNCILPESLKVTAIHQDPDSQTNDAERRLRTTFSCLSSISSRPQHWFTSSIFLPSSLAGSFSTWEFQWPTAKALKDHNNQACDRIDKKSVIPISESLSAESIHQDELSKKNG; from the exons ATGTCAAGAATGATGAAGCTGACATCTAGAAAGGATTATTGGAAGTCCATGGTACAACTTCGGTCGGGCAGGAAATCCCCCATTCCTTTCTGTGTCTTCCCAAAACTTGAGTCGACAAGCACCTCATCAGGAAGTGCTCCGGTTTATCTGAATGTGTATGACTTGACACCGATCAATGGCTACATGTACTGGTTAGGTCTTGGGATATATCACACTGGAGTTGAAG TACATGGAATTGAATATGCATATGGAGCACATGATTATTCGACAAGTGGTGTTTTTGAAGTTGAGCCCCATCAGTGCCCAGGTTTTAGGTTTAGGAAATCCATATTCATGGGCACAACTCAGTTAAATCCACGACAAATTAGAGAGTTTGTGGAGCTAGAATCTCAAAATTATAATGGTGATGCTTACCATCTAATTGTGAAGAACTGCAACCACTTCTGCAAGGACATCATCTTTAAGTTGACTGGTAATTCAATTCCAAAGTGGGTAAACCGGCTTGCTAATATCG GTTCCTGCTGCAATTGCATCCTTCCAGAGTCTCTTAAGGTGACAGCCATTCATCAGGACCCTGATTCACAGACCAATGATGCCGAGAGGAGGCTTAGAACTACTTTCAGTTGCTTATCCTCAATATCCTCACGTCCACAGCATTGGTTTACATCTTCAATTTTTTTGCCTTCTTCACTAGCTGGGAGTTTCTCCACATGGGAGTTTCAATGGCCCACTGCCAAAGCTTTGAAGGATCACAACAATCAAGCTTGTGATCGTATAGATAAAAAATCAGTAATTCCTATTTCGGAATCTCTTTCTGCAGAAAGTATCCATCAAGATGAGCTTAGTAAGAAAAATGGCTAA
- the LOC122030229 gene encoding polyol transporter 5-like: MEQAPAVKSSPAKPRRNYYALGCSILASMTSVVLGYDVAVMSGANMYIKDDLKISDTQIEILSGIINLYSIIGSIAAGRTSDWIGRRNTMILACAIFFTGALTMGLAPGYAVLMVGRFVAGIGVGYALMIAPVYAAEVAPSSSRGFLSSFPEVFINFGVLLGYVSNFAFNGLPAHLNWRVMLAVGAVPPVFLAAGVLFMPESPRWLVIRGRIGEAKEVLRKTSDTPAEAELRLAAIKEAAGIPPDCADDDVAAWIPKRRSRGEGVWKELLLRPTPVVRRILFAALGLQFFQQASGIDSVVLYSPTIFKKAGLQSKTQRLGATVAVGFSKTSCILVATFLLDRVGRRPLLLSSAGGMVASLLTLASCLRAIERQGEAATWAVVLCIMTELTFVGSFSIGLGPIAWVYCSEIFPLRLRAQGASLGAAMNRLMSGAVTMSFLSLYKAISIAGSFYLYAGVAAAGWLFFFIFLPETRGRSLEDMEELFGKKGKAAEIQKGGIEMANEDAKANVIVIGRD, translated from the exons ATGGAGCAGGCTCCGGCCGTGAAGTCTTCGCCGGCGAAGCCTCGGAGAAACTATTATGCGTTGGGCTGCTCTATCTTGGCGTCCATGACTTCCGTCGTCTTGGGATATG ATGTTGCGGTGATGAGCGGCgccaacatgtacatcaaggacgACCTGAAGATCAGCGACACGCAGATCGAGATCCTCTCCGGCATCATCAACCTCTACTCCATCATCGGGTCCATCGCCGCGGGGCGCACGTCCGACTGGATCGGCCGGCGCAACACCATGATCCTGGCGTGCGCCATCTTCTTCACCGGCGCCCTCACCATGGGCCTCGCCCCCGGCTACGCCGTCCTCATGGTCGGCCGCTTCGTCGCCGGAATCGGCGTCGGGTACGCCCTCATGATCGCGCCTGTCTACGCCGCTGAGGTCGCCCCCAGCTCCTCCCGAGGCTTCCTCAGCTCCTTCCCGGAGGTGTTCATCAACTTCGGCGTGCTCCTCGGCTACGTCTCCAACTTCGCCTTCAACGGCCTCCCGGCGCACCTCAACTGGCGCGTCATGCTCGCCGTCGGCGCGGTGCCTCCGGTGTTCCTCGCCGCCGGCGTGCTCTTCATGCCGGAGTCCCCTCGGTGGCTGGTGATCCGGGGGCGGATCGGCGAGGCGAAGGAGGTGTTGAGAAAGACCTCGGACACGCCGGCGGAGGCGGAGCTGCGGCTGGCGGCGATCAAAGAGGCGGCGGGGATTCCGCCGGACTGCGCCGACGACGACGTGGCTGCGTGGATTCCCAAGCGGCGGAGCCGCGGGGAGGGCGTGTGGAAGGAGTTGCTGCTGAGGCCGACGCCGGTGGTCCGGCGGATACTCTTCGCCGCCCTCGGGCTGCAGTTCTTCCAGCAGGCGTCGGGGATCGACTCGGTGGTGCTCTACAGCCCGACCATCTTCAAGAAGGCGGGTCTGCAGAGCAAGACGCAGCGGCTGGGGGCGACGGTGGCAGTGGGCTTCTCCAAGACCTCGTGCATCCTGGTCGCGACCTTTCTGCTGGACCGCGTAGGGCGGCGGCCGCTGCTGCTGAGCAGCGCGGGGGGAATGGTGGCGTCGCTGCTGACGCTGGCCTCGTGCCTGCGAGCAATCGAGCGGCAGGGGGAAGCGGCAACATGGGCGGTGGTTCTGTGCATCATGACGGAGTTGACGTTCGTGGGGTCGTTCTCGATCGGGCTGGGACCCATCGCGTGGGTGTACTGCTCGGAGATCTTCCCGTTGCGGCTGAGGGCGCAGGGCGCGAGCCTGGGGGCGGCCATGAACAGGCTCATGAGCGGGGCGGTCACCATGTCGTTCCTGTCACTCTACAAGGCCATCAGCATCGCCGGCAGCTTCTACCTGTACGCTGGCGTCGCCGCCGCCGGCTGgttgttcttcttcatctttttGCCGGAAACGAGGGGTAGGAGCCTGGAGGACATGGAGGAGTTGTTTGGGAAAAAGGGGAAGGCGGCGGAGATTCAGAAAGGGGGAATTGAGATGGCGAATGAGGATGCTAAAGCTAACGTAATTGTAATTGGGCGTGATTAG
- the LOC122030479 gene encoding uncharacterized protein LOC122030479 yields MSAVQSILYPAGGIILIQPNIKNVGNSASGYSYLKTSHLHASASCKFLQHKLHPRLIYNTSKNKRSASVLVFGKKGDSMSDNEELLKKTPGKFRRELTVQDLLREYTKKKQFSGNGGGGNSFRGSGDGSGGPEGEGFSAQYKELLQVILATIGVIFLYVLITKGEELTLLCRDYINYLFGTKASARLIRTMEKWRQ; encoded by the exons ATGAGTGCTGTTCAGTCTATTTTGTATCCAGCTGGAGGGATCATCCTGATCCAGCCAAATATTAAAAATGTTGGAAACTCAGCTTCGGGATATTCATATTTGAAAACTTCACATCTGCATGCTTCTGCTTCATGCAAATTTCTGCAACATAAGTTGCACCCAAGATTAATATATAATACCTCGAAGAACAAAAGAAGTGCTTCAGTACTTGTTTTTGGAAAAAAAGGAGACTCTATGAGTGACAACGAG GAATTACTAAAGAAAACTCCGGGGAAGTTTAGAAGAGAGTTAACAGTGCAGGACTTGTTGAGGGAGTATACCAAGAAAAAACAGTTCAGTGGAAATGGTGGTGGTGGAAATTCTTTTAGGGGCAGTGGTGATGGTTCAGGTGGGCCGGAGGGCGAAGGATTTTCAGCACAATACAAGGAACTCCTTCAAGTGATTTTGGCAACTATTGGTGTTATATTTCTG TATGTACTCATAACTAAAGGTGAAGAACTGACTCTTCTATGTAGAGACTACATCAACTATCTCTTTGGGACTAAAGCCAGTGCCAGATTGATCCGGACCATGGAGAAATGGCGCCAGTAA